One Lachnospiraceae bacterium C1.1 genomic region harbors:
- a CDS encoding ABC transporter permease subunit — protein MSKLGKKPAEKLSNGAQVNQKSLKMRIWNNRGFYLMFLPVAIFVLLVYYWPMLGIRYSFFSYKLRDIHFVGMDNFVKLFTESDFWQSFVNTLQLSVVKLLLNTFAAVLISVFLNEMKNMFMKKSVQTIIYLPHFMSYAVVAAIFTLFLSPSSTGFVNETLKDWGVLSSSIDFLHTKSMWRPIFFMINMWKETGWGTVIFLATLSGINPELYEAADIDGATRLQKITNVTLPALSNTIIVVLILNMAKVLNMFEPVFVLYNSRVYDVSDVISTYVYRKTFLTAIPDYGYSTAVGLFKSVVGCILMLICNQASKKVRGRGIM, from the coding sequence ATGAGTAAATTAGGAAAAAAGCCGGCTGAGAAGCTTTCTAACGGCGCTCAGGTAAATCAGAAATCTCTGAAGATGCGTATATGGAACAACAGGGGATTCTACTTAATGTTTCTTCCTGTAGCAATATTCGTTCTGTTGGTATATTACTGGCCTATGCTGGGTATACGTTATTCTTTCTTCAGCTACAAGTTAAGAGATATCCACTTCGTTGGAATGGATAACTTCGTAAAACTCTTTACAGAGTCAGATTTCTGGCAGTCATTCGTAAACACATTGCAGTTGTCAGTAGTAAAACTTCTACTTAATACCTTCGCAGCAGTTCTCATCTCAGTTTTCTTAAATGAAATGAAGAACATGTTCATGAAGAAATCAGTACAGACAATAATCTATCTTCCGCACTTCATGTCTTATGCGGTTGTAGCAGCAATATTCACACTTTTCCTTTCACCTTCATCAACAGGTTTCGTAAATGAGACTTTGAAGGACTGGGGTGTGCTCTCAAGCAGCATTGACTTCCTTCACACAAAGTCAATGTGGAGACCGATCTTCTTCATGATCAACATGTGGAAGGAAACAGGTTGGGGAACAGTTATCTTCCTCGCAACACTTTCCGGAATCAACCCGGAGCTCTATGAAGCAGCAGACATTGACGGAGCTACACGTTTACAGAAGATAACAAATGTAACGCTCCCTGCACTTTCAAATACGATCATTGTAGTTCTTATCCTCAATATGGCTAAGGTTCTTAACATGTTTGAGCCCGTATTCGTACTTTATAACTCTCGAGTTTATGATGTATCAGACGTAATCTCAACATACGTATACAGAAAGACCTTCCTTACAGCAATACCTGATTACGGATATTCAACAGCAGTAGGCCTCTTCAAATCAGTAGTAGGCTGCATCCTCATGCTGATCTGCAACCAGGCAAGTAAGAAAGTAAGAGGAAGAGGAATTATGTAA
- a CDS encoding carbohydrate ABC transporter permease: protein MDNANLMRLNGNAGTKEKVKRKLKISPFDLANYAIFIVIALIVILPMWKVVVDSMNAVGVYQFRFWPENFTLDGYKTIFTTKKLFRPFMNSVFTTVVGTFLGLALSTLGGYVLNQYEMPGRSAMSMFLMITMVFTGGMIPEYLVMKQLGLVDSMWILVIKHGINVYNLVLMKNFFEGIPVSLIEAAKIDGCSAMGIFFKIVLPLSKAALASIGLMYAVTIWNDYSTVQIYITNPDQVNFQYMLRVMIMDGDTPTTAYKVSQDTLYYASIICAILPFMIAYPFLQKYFVKGVNAGAVKE, encoded by the coding sequence ATGGATAACGCAAATTTAATGAGATTAAACGGAAATGCGGGAACAAAAGAGAAAGTTAAAAGAAAACTTAAAATTTCTCCTTTCGATCTTGCAAACTACGCTATTTTCATAGTGATCGCACTGATAGTTATCCTTCCGATGTGGAAAGTAGTAGTAGACTCCATGAATGCGGTAGGTGTATATCAGTTCAGATTCTGGCCTGAAAACTTCACACTTGATGGCTACAAGACAATCTTTACAACAAAGAAACTTTTCAGACCTTTCATGAACTCTGTATTTACAACAGTAGTCGGAACATTTTTAGGTCTTGCTCTTTCAACACTCGGCGGATATGTACTTAACCAGTACGAGATGCCCGGAAGAAGTGCAATGTCAATGTTCCTCATGATAACAATGGTATTCACAGGCGGTATGATCCCTGAATACCTCGTAATGAAACAGCTCGGACTTGTTGATTCAATGTGGATCCTCGTGATCAAGCACGGTATCAACGTTTACAATCTGGTACTTATGAAGAACTTCTTTGAGGGCATACCGGTTTCGCTGATCGAAGCGGCGAAAATCGACGGCTGCAGCGCAATGGGAATCTTCTTTAAGATCGTCCTTCCCCTTTCAAAGGCAGCACTTGCATCCATCGGTCTTATGTATGCCGTTACAATCTGGAACGATTATTCAACAGTACAGATCTACATCACAAACCCTGATCAGGTTAACTTCCAGTACATGCTGAGAGTAATGATCATGGATGGTGATACGCCGACAACGGCCTATAAGGTTTCTCAGGATACGCTTTATTATGCGTCTATCATATGCGCAATCCTTCCTTTCATGATCGCATATCCTTTCCTGCAGAAATATTTCGTAAAAGGTGTAAATGCCGGAGCGGTAAAAGAATAA
- a CDS encoding serine hydrolase yields MNKYELFKAEVEDAGIELHSLLVMEKGELLYENYFTNKAGKDKLHRMFSCTKSYVAMGIGLLVEAGKISTDDLIVEYFPEFVTDDLNPLVAEMTIGDMLSMRTCYRKTTYDATSKVKNWVESFFISEPHHKAGTVFNYDTSASHVLAALIEKLTGKELLEFLRESFLDEIGFSKEAYIIKDPFGVSMGGAGLYAKSSDLLKTGELFLSNGKNREGKEVYPASWLKEMTINRVSTKPNQKEAEGYGYQIWMIPGGYAFYGLGGQWLMIFPESEKIVVTTADNHGNKFIDWEIMLCACRSFGEISKSA; encoded by the coding sequence ATGAATAAATACGAATTGTTTAAGGCGGAGGTGGAGGATGCAGGGATTGAGCTGCATTCTCTTCTGGTGATGGAGAAGGGGGAGCTCCTTTATGAAAATTATTTTACGAATAAGGCGGGGAAGGATAAACTTCACCGGATGTTCTCCTGTACCAAGAGCTATGTTGCGATGGGAATAGGTTTGCTTGTTGAGGCCGGAAAGATAAGCACAGATGACTTGATAGTTGAGTATTTCCCAGAGTTTGTGACAGATGACTTAAATCCCCTTGTGGCAGAGATGACCATAGGCGATATGCTTAGCATGCGTACCTGCTATAGAAAGACCACTTATGATGCGACAAGTAAGGTAAAAAACTGGGTAGAGAGTTTCTTTATTTCCGAACCGCATCATAAGGCAGGAACCGTATTTAACTATGATACATCGGCATCTCATGTACTTGCTGCGCTGATCGAAAAGCTTACCGGGAAAGAACTGCTTGAATTTTTAAGAGAAAGCTTTTTGGATGAGATCGGCTTTTCTAAAGAAGCCTATATCATAAAGGATCCGTTTGGTGTATCTATGGGAGGAGCAGGGCTTTATGCTAAAAGCAGTGATCTATTAAAAACAGGCGAGCTCTTTTTGTCAAATGGAAAAAATCGTGAAGGAAAAGAGGTATATCCCGCATCCTGGCTTAAGGAAATGACTATAAACCGTGTATCTACAAAGCCCAATCAGAAAGAGGCAGAAGGATATGGCTATCAGATATGGATGATACCGGGCGGATATGCCTTCTACGGACTCGGCGGTCAGTGGCTCATGATATTCCCGGAGAGTGAAAAAATAGTTGTTACGACTGCCGATAATCACGGAAACAAATTTATTGACTGGGAAATAATGCTTTGCGCCTGCAGAAGCTTCGGAGAGATAAGTAAATCGGCATAA